Proteins encoded in a region of the Culicoidibacter larvae genome:
- a CDS encoding D-alanyl-D-alanine carboxypeptidase family protein, producing the protein MQRRDRRRVKRRLKGPVKWGIAIVVTAVAIASGYSWVVLSKTVSLEAPQVVSEVKSSKPLPNVYSQAFVLLDARNNSVVAQKGGEDKIYPASLVKMMTVILAIEESRDLQERVTLSADIFSYLFTNDASVAGFSSGEVVPVIDLLYGAILPSGGDAALGLAEHVSGSETAFVGLMNRKAEALGMKYTHFTNASGLHDANQYSTVSDLVILMQYALQNNTFKQVISTPEYTTYEADAHEEGLSFSSTFFNMADNRLAKGKFIGGKTGTTDEAGLNLASAVEVNGTTYILVSAGAKDDGNKNQYEDAITIYNAYL; encoded by the coding sequence ATGCAAAGAAGAGACAGAAGAAGAGTGAAGCGGCGGTTGAAAGGTCCGGTAAAATGGGGAATCGCGATTGTGGTTACTGCGGTTGCCATTGCCAGTGGTTATAGTTGGGTGGTGCTAAGCAAGACGGTGAGTCTGGAGGCACCGCAGGTGGTGAGCGAAGTGAAGAGTAGCAAGCCGCTGCCGAATGTATATAGTCAGGCTTTTGTGTTGCTTGATGCGCGTAATAATAGTGTGGTTGCCCAGAAGGGTGGCGAGGATAAGATTTATCCGGCGTCATTGGTGAAGATGATGACGGTGATTTTAGCGATTGAAGAGAGCCGCGATTTGCAAGAACGAGTGACGCTCTCGGCAGATATCTTTTCTTATTTGTTTACTAATGATGCTTCGGTTGCTGGATTTTCCAGTGGTGAGGTTGTGCCAGTTATTGACTTGTTGTATGGCGCGATTTTGCCTTCCGGTGGTGATGCGGCGCTGGGATTGGCGGAGCATGTCAGCGGGTCGGAGACCGCGTTTGTTGGGTTGATGAATCGTAAAGCGGAAGCGCTGGGGATGAAGTATACCCACTTTACTAATGCTAGCGGATTGCATGATGCGAATCAGTATAGCACGGTTAGCGATTTGGTGATATTGATGCAATATGCTTTGCAGAATAATACTTTCAAGCAAGTAATCAGTACGCCGGAATATACCACCTATGAAGCTGATGCGCACGAGGAAGGTTTATCTTTTAGCAGCACATTCTTCAATATGGCAGATAACCGCTTAGCAAAAGGCAAGTTTATCGGCGGAAAAACCGGGACGACTGATGAGGCTGGGCTGAATCTGGCGTCGGCAGTTGAAGTAAATGGTACTACTTATATCTTGGTGAGTGCCGGTGCTAAGGATGATGGTAATAAAAATCAATATGAGGATGCAATTACTATTTATAATGCTTATCTTTAA
- a CDS encoding dihydrofolate reductase — MIALIVAVDRNLGIGCKNRLPWHYPEDLQYFKRMTLDSTVVMGYNTYLSIGKPLPNRHNVVVTNDTSLQIDGVEMAYDLVDYLNDYKDSDERIFIIGGASIYEQSFAYADELFITEIDDEFAVDTYFPNYKTDAFALESEEVSGILHFKKFNRVSK, encoded by the coding sequence ATGATAGCTTTAATTGTTGCTGTAGATCGAAATCTGGGTATTGGCTGCAAAAACCGTTTACCTTGGCACTATCCAGAAGATTTGCAATATTTTAAGAGAATGACGTTAGATTCTACTGTAGTTATGGGTTATAATACCTATTTATCAATCGGTAAGCCATTACCAAATCGCCATAATGTAGTGGTTACTAATGATACTTCATTACAAATTGATGGCGTTGAAATGGCTTATGATTTAGTTGACTATCTCAATGATTATAAAGATAGTGATGAGCGCATTTTTATTATTGGCGGAGCAAGTATTTATGAACAAAGTTTTGCGTACGCTGATGAATTATTTATCACTGAAATTGATGATGAATTCGCTGTTGATACGTATTTCCCAAATTATAAAACTGATGCTTTTGCACTTGAGAGCGAAGAAGTCTCAGGAATTTTACATTTTAAAAAATTTAACCGAGTTTCAAAATAG
- a CDS encoding helix-turn-helix domain-containing protein — translation MKNNLRFLRRQKGWTQDKLAKSLGTSNHSISSYEIGKRDIPNDLLVKLADIFDVSVDYLLNRGMELHEVGGEYKTNRDIIFERLMEYPQIYMYLLDSKPEDIRRLAQFLSSVQNKG, via the coding sequence ATGAAAAATAATTTGCGTTTTTTGCGACGGCAGAAGGGTTGGACTCAAGATAAGTTGGCAAAGAGCCTTGGAACAAGCAATCATAGTATTTCTTCATATGAAATTGGCAAGCGTGATATTCCCAATGATTTATTGGTGAAGTTAGCAGATATATTTGATGTCTCAGTCGACTATTTGCTTAATCGTGGTATGGAGTTACATGAGGTTGGCGGAGAATACAAGACCAATCGGGATATTATTTTTGAGCGGTTAATGGAGTATCCGCAAATTTATATGTATTTATTAGATAGTAAGCCGGAAGATATTCGGCGCTTGGCGCAATTTTTATCTTCGGTGCAAAATAAAGGATAA
- a CDS encoding thymidylate synthase: MEQYKALCRYVLAHGKEKKDRTGTGTISTFGYQMRFDLNEGFPMVTTKKLHLKSIVHELLWFIQGNTNVQYLQDNGVRIWNEWADENGDLGPVYGHQWRHWTGSDGVEHDQLATIVDDLKNNPFSRRHILSAWNVGDLDKMALPPCHAFIQFYVDPDMKLSCQLYQRSADIFLGVPFNIASYALLTMMLAQVCGLGLGDFVHTLGDAHIYLNHLEQVNEQLSREPYPLPKMLLNPDITDIDGFTFDDFELVDYQSHPHIPGKVSV; this comes from the coding sequence ATGGAGCAGTATAAAGCATTATGTCGCTATGTTTTGGCGCATGGTAAAGAGAAGAAAGACCGCACTGGTACCGGTACAATCAGTACTTTTGGTTATCAAATGCGTTTTGATTTAAATGAAGGATTTCCAATGGTTACAACTAAGAAGTTACATTTGAAATCAATTGTTCATGAGTTGCTTTGGTTTATTCAAGGGAATACAAATGTTCAGTATTTACAAGATAATGGAGTCCGTATTTGGAACGAGTGGGCTGATGAGAATGGTGATTTAGGTCCGGTTTACGGGCATCAGTGGCGGCATTGGACTGGCAGTGATGGTGTTGAACATGATCAGTTAGCAACTATTGTTGATGATTTAAAAAATAATCCCTTTTCACGTCGGCACATTTTGAGTGCTTGGAATGTTGGTGATTTGGATAAAATGGCATTACCGCCTTGTCATGCTTTTATTCAGTTTTATGTTGATCCTGATATGAAGCTTTCTTGTCAGTTATATCAACGTTCTGCTGATATTTTCTTAGGTGTGCCATTCAATATTGCATCATATGCGTTGCTGACAATGATGTTAGCACAAGTATGCGGTTTAGGATTAGGAGATTTCGTTCATACTTTGGGTGATGCTCATATTTATTTAAATCATCTTGAGCAGGTGAATGAGCAATTGAGTCGTGAACCGTATCCATTGCCAAAAATGCTTTTGAATCCGGATATTACTGATATTGACGGATTTACGTTTGATGACTTTGAGTTGGTTGATTATCAATCACATCCGCATATTCCCGGAAAGGTGAGTGTTTAG
- a CDS encoding M23 family metallopeptidase yields VTITTASSLNVDYLNGIYENDQLKIQAKTTVGFENQSVDVSASNITAKYINLTTGKQMTAVVGATTKSGIINYGIYLSDLNVGEYEIATQFSSTLTSRIMTSSTEQTRIVLGTSGKIATVYQIDGKMRITVSNMSVDFIDGIIQTGTLIIQGNSKIGTSNLTAAQVSAKLVNTKTEQETPLVVGATTVAGKINYGLDINKWTAGEYEILLTSGSDQTWMSNTTNTQKTVLLDASTNKIAVIGQNNNRLRVTITTASSLNVDYLNGIYENDQLKIQAKTTVGFENQSVDVSASNITAKYINLTTGKQMTAVVGATTKSGIINYGIYLSDLNVGEYEIATQFSSTLTSRIMTSSTEQTRIVLGTSGKIATVYQVDGKVKVKISTISSDYYTVFEEGGLLKVQAVDTKIFTDSGSSLLSASQISTKLINISNNSQLTMKVGATTKPDFINYGVYLNDVKPGTYEVLVTYGDHKLTMTNYNNRQNKITLSSGKVVTTSTVNGNLRITITDTQTILHKPASSGIIYCLLETCYGEDYGGRHNGNDISNNGGATVYSISNGVVDMVGYVGSLGNMVGVKYRINGVDYYVIYAHLRDYTVSAGQNVSAGQILGYVGKSGGQSNEHLHIEIIRATYYIGNPDERRIYARPLTELFPNYKLGLWI; encoded by the coding sequence AGTTACAATCACAACTGCATCAAGTCTCAATGTTGATTATTTGAATGGTATTTATGAAAATGATCAATTGAAAATTCAAGCGAAGACAACTGTAGGATTTGAAAATCAATCAGTTGATGTGTCAGCTTCAAATATAACTGCTAAGTATATTAATCTAACAACTGGCAAACAAATGACTGCAGTTGTTGGTGCGACAACAAAGTCAGGAATAATCAATTATGGTATATATCTTTCAGATTTAAATGTAGGTGAGTATGAAATCGCAACTCAATTTTCATCAACACTTACTTCAAGAATTATGACTAGTTCAACGGAACAAACAAGAATCGTTTTGGGTACTAGTGGTAAGATTGCGACAGTATATCAAATTGATGGTAAGATGCGTATTACAGTGAGTAATATGAGTGTGGATTTTATTGATGGAATAATTCAAACTGGAACCTTAATAATTCAAGGTAACTCAAAAATCGGTACTAGTAATTTAACAGCAGCACAGGTGAGCGCTAAACTTGTTAATACAAAAACCGAACAGGAAACACCACTTGTTGTAGGAGCGACCACAGTAGCAGGAAAAATTAATTATGGATTAGACATAAACAAATGGACAGCTGGAGAGTATGAAATCCTGCTAACTAGTGGTAGTGACCAAACCTGGATGTCGAATACTACAAACACTCAGAAGACAGTTTTACTTGACGCAAGTACAAATAAAATTGCGGTTATTGGGCAAAACAATAATCGTTTGCGAGTTACAATCACAACTGCATCAAGTCTCAATGTTGATTATTTGAATGGTATTTATGAAAATGATCAATTGAAAATTCAAGCGAAGACAACTGTAGGATTTGAAAATCAATCAGTTGATGTGTCAGCTTCAAATATAACTGCTAAGTATATTAATCTAACAACTGGCAAACAAATGACTGCAGTTGTTGGTGCGACAACAAAGTCAGGAATAATCAATTATGGTATATATCTTTCAGATTTAAATGTAGGTGAGTATGAAATCGCAACTCAATTTTCATCAACACTTACTTCAAGAATTATGACTAGTTCAACGGAACAAACAAGAATCGTTTTGGGTACTAGTGGTAAGATTGCGACAGTATACCAAGTTGATGGTAAAGTGAAGGTAAAAATATCAACAATTTCCTCGGACTATTATACTGTATTTGAAGAGGGGGGACTTTTGAAAGTACAGGCAGTAGATACTAAAATATTTACTGATAGTGGTTCAAGCTTATTAAGTGCATCGCAAATATCAACAAAGTTAATTAATATTTCTAACAATAGTCAATTAACGATGAAGGTTGGAGCAACAACAAAACCAGACTTCATTAACTACGGAGTGTATTTAAATGATGTGAAGCCTGGGACGTACGAAGTTTTGGTTACTTATGGTGACCACAAACTAACGATGACTAACTATAATAATAGACAAAATAAAATAACTTTAAGTTCTGGAAAAGTAGTTACGACAAGTACGGTTAATGGGAATTTAAGAATTACAATCACAGACACTCAAACTATACTTCATAAACCTGCTTCATCAGGAATTATTTATTGCTTATTAGAGACGTGCTATGGTGAGGACTATGGTGGAAGACATAATGGTAATGATATATCAAATAATGGTGGCGCTACTGTGTATAGTATTTCTAATGGAGTGGTCGATATGGTTGGCTACGTTGGTTCCTTGGGGAATATGGTAGGAGTAAAGTATAGAATTAATGGTGTCGATTACTATGTTATATATGCACATCTAAGAGATTATACTGTTTCAGCTGGTCAGAATGTGTCAGCAGGACAAATTCTTGGATATGTTGGAAAAAGTGGTGGACAAAGCAACGAGCATTTACATATTGAAATAATAAGAGCTACATATTATATTGGAAATCCAGATGAACGCAGAATATATGCAAGACCGCTTACAGAGTTGTTTCCAAATTATAAATTAGGATTATGGATTTGA
- a CDS encoding helix-turn-helix domain-containing protein, protein MYMNLIQLRKKRSLSCADMAEKLKISTSYYWQIENQKRTLSYEMANKIANLLMVSPEEIFN, encoded by the coding sequence ATGTATATGAACTTAATTCAACTTAGAAAAAAACGCAGTCTTTCTTGTGCAGATATGGCAGAAAAGCTAAAAATCAGTACCAGTTATTACTGGCAGATTGAAAACCAGAAGCGCACATTAAGTTATGAGATGGCTAATAAAATCGCCAATCTTTTAATGGTATCCCCTGAAGAAATATTCAACTAA
- a CDS encoding lysophospholipid acyltransferase family protein, with product MLYSILMFLAWFLGIIVALFLFFWALAFVLRLPVFSIKAQNFIAKIGFPFLIFFMRIKTVVVGRENIPKIYPEGYCIVSNHQSAYDIGALVAQFPDPVAFIAKKELRQVPFLGSWMITIGCLFIDRNNMRQSLDTITRLGSQKVRDGQPMIIFPEGTRNRQNKLGKFRPGSLRMATEAKAPIVPVTMVNSFMAWRGYPFKSQTVTMHVHPIIPYETYKDMKITELCDMIEDIIASSLPNEE from the coding sequence GTGCTCTATTCAATATTAATGTTCCTGGCTTGGTTTCTGGGAATTATAGTTGCTTTATTTTTATTTTTCTGGGCATTAGCTTTTGTTTTACGATTACCTGTTTTTTCGATAAAAGCACAAAATTTTATTGCTAAAATTGGGTTTCCGTTTTTAATCTTTTTTATGCGGATTAAAACTGTGGTTGTTGGCCGTGAAAATATACCAAAAATTTATCCGGAAGGGTATTGCATTGTTTCCAATCACCAAAGTGCCTATGATATTGGTGCCTTAGTTGCTCAATTTCCTGATCCGGTTGCATTTATTGCAAAGAAGGAGTTGCGACAAGTACCTTTTTTAGGTTCATGGATGATTACAATTGGGTGTTTATTTATTGATCGAAATAATATGCGCCAATCATTGGATACAATAACGCGTTTGGGTAGCCAGAAAGTACGTGATGGTCAACCGATGATTATCTTTCCGGAAGGAACCCGGAATCGACAAAATAAATTAGGGAAATTTCGTCCCGGAAGTCTACGGATGGCGACTGAGGCGAAAGCACCGATTGTTCCGGTGACAATGGTGAATAGTTTTATGGCATGGCGGGGCTATCCGTTTAAAAGTCAGACAGTTACGATGCATGTTCATCCAATTATTCCCTACGAAACATATAAAGATATGAAAATAACTGAACTGTGTGATATGATTGAGGACATTATCGCCAGTAGTTTACCAAATGAGGAATAA
- a CDS encoding glycoside hydrolase family 1 protein, which translates to MTQVKKGFPQGFLWGGATAANQVEGAYDVDGKGLTTADLVKFVPKEERTGVMSLDVNKAQMEAALKDVEGNYPKRRGVDFYHHYKEDIALFAEMGFKAYRMSIAWARIFPNGDDAEPNEAGLAFYDDVFDELAKYGIEPIVTMSHYEMPIALTLNYGGWANRKLIDFFDNYARTIFKRYKGKVKYWMGFNEINVIALSPYTGGGILSDTENADKLAYQAAHHQFVASALAKKALLEIDPEAKMGCMLGRMTTYPETCNPEDVLKAQFLDHFNLFYVDVLAKGIYPEYLDAYFAENNITIEKTDEDLALIKAYTVDYISFSYYMSLVASSKGGKEMTVGNLMSGIKNPYLESSDWGWQIDPVGLRITLNHFYDRYNLPLLISENGLGAHDVVEADGSINDDYRIDYMRKHIEQMELAIQDGVDLFGYTMWGPIDIISASTSEMSKRYGFIYVDQDDYGNGTLKRSKKKSFDWYKKVIATNGKDR; encoded by the coding sequence ATGACACAAGTGAAAAAAGGATTTCCGCAAGGATTTTTATGGGGTGGAGCGACTGCTGCCAACCAAGTTGAAGGTGCTTACGATGTCGATGGTAAGGGGTTAACAACGGCTGACTTAGTGAAGTTTGTTCCTAAGGAAGAACGTACTGGGGTTATGTCTTTGGATGTGAATAAAGCACAGATGGAAGCAGCATTAAAAGATGTAGAAGGTAATTATCCAAAACGTCGCGGGGTCGATTTTTATCATCATTATAAAGAAGATATTGCTTTGTTTGCTGAAATGGGATTTAAAGCATATCGGATGTCAATTGCTTGGGCGCGTATTTTTCCTAATGGTGATGATGCGGAGCCAAATGAAGCTGGACTGGCTTTCTACGATGATGTTTTTGATGAGTTGGCAAAATATGGTATTGAGCCAATCGTGACGATGTCTCATTACGAGATGCCAATTGCTTTAACATTGAACTATGGTGGTTGGGCAAATAGAAAATTAATTGATTTCTTTGATAATTATGCACGTACTATTTTTAAACGGTATAAAGGCAAAGTAAAATATTGGATGGGTTTTAATGAAATTAATGTTATTGCTTTAAGTCCTTATACTGGTGGCGGTATTCTAAGTGACACTGAGAATGCTGATAAACTTGCATATCAAGCGGCGCATCATCAATTTGTAGCAAGCGCGCTTGCTAAGAAAGCTTTATTGGAAATTGATCCTGAAGCTAAAATGGGATGTATGTTAGGGCGGATGACGACTTATCCGGAAACTTGTAATCCTGAAGATGTGTTAAAAGCACAATTCTTAGATCACTTCAATCTTTTCTATGTTGATGTATTGGCGAAAGGTATTTATCCGGAGTATTTAGATGCTTATTTTGCGGAAAATAATATTACAATTGAAAAAACAGATGAAGATTTAGCTTTAATCAAAGCATATACCGTTGATTATATTTCATTCAGTTACTATATGTCACTTGTTGCCAGCAGCAAAGGCGGCAAAGAAATGACTGTTGGGAACTTGATGAGCGGCATCAAGAATCCTTATCTTGAATCGAGTGACTGGGGCTGGCAGATTGACCCGGTTGGATTGCGAATTACTTTAAATCATTTCTATGATCGTTATAATTTACCATTATTGATTTCTGAGAATGGCCTTGGTGCTCATGATGTTGTTGAAGCTGATGGCAGCATTAATGACGATTACCGCATTGATTACATGCGTAAACACATTGAACAAATGGAGTTAGCTATTCAAGATGGTGTTGATTTATTCGGATATACAATGTGGGGACCTATTGATATTATCAGCGCCTCAACTTCAGAAATGAGTAAGCGTTATGGATTTATTTATGTAGACCAAGACGATTATGGTAATGGAACGCTTAAACGTTCGAAGAAAAAATCATTTGATTGGTATAAAAAAGTTATTGCTACGAATGGTAAAGATAGATAA
- a CDS encoding N-acetylmuramoyl-L-alanine amidase produces the protein MSRYKWLNVIGFILVSLSIALVTVLSVQALFNSPESEVLAQSSSVADLLDDNEDAEPVESLLVNGGLLYVGDAYLQTPYVDVAANSTNGKYYVLISQEEVYYYTRLDAGDAGISFADVADGLYTLKTETDDALSQILYVGETKTLSFYTVRVNGYAKKIIIEATKDSVLKIVVSTVAADSFDDADIVLDPGHGNIVGSEQPGACSDYIDAAYFGGSCEREVMLVVSQYIGERLEDHGLVVDYTRTSDDTAYEPTSGYTNAEYDRDDWEFTKADEVAKTTTVLASNAKLSLSLHFNESDAGNQDLDVYQSIFKLDTAVSSAKAGVQDNIGEDLQNALKTSNSGDIYLLERDYCLAYDATEEEEDCTWGEYDYYYPIREYGGAFTNAMYMDNNIAYNTYEVSPEALLIELFNGANSEEVKQIEYNLQYPNANSRLEAIVKAIVEHYGVDYVGV, from the coding sequence GTGAGTCGATATAAATGGTTGAATGTCATTGGTTTTATTTTAGTGAGTTTGTCTATAGCTTTGGTTACCGTTTTAAGTGTACAAGCTTTGTTTAACAGTCCTGAGAGTGAGGTTTTGGCGCAAAGCAGCAGTGTGGCTGATTTGCTGGATGATAATGAGGATGCAGAGCCGGTTGAAAGTTTGCTGGTTAATGGCGGTCTCTTGTATGTTGGGGACGCATATTTACAGACGCCTTATGTTGATGTTGCTGCTAATAGCACCAATGGTAAGTATTATGTGCTGATTTCTCAGGAAGAGGTGTATTATTATACACGTTTGGATGCCGGTGATGCGGGAATTAGTTTTGCTGATGTTGCCGATGGACTGTATACGCTAAAAACTGAAACCGATGATGCTTTGTCACAGATTTTATACGTTGGGGAAACAAAAACATTGAGTTTCTATACTGTTCGGGTTAATGGCTATGCTAAGAAGATAATTATTGAGGCGACAAAGGATAGTGTGTTAAAGATTGTTGTATCGACTGTTGCTGCTGATAGCTTTGATGATGCTGATATAGTTTTAGACCCGGGACATGGAAATATTGTTGGCAGTGAACAGCCAGGGGCGTGTTCTGACTATATTGATGCGGCATATTTTGGTGGTAGTTGTGAACGGGAAGTAATGCTGGTGGTGAGTCAGTATATTGGTGAACGGCTTGAGGACCACGGTTTGGTTGTTGATTATACCCGAACCAGTGATGATACTGCCTACGAACCGACTAGCGGATATACCAATGCTGAGTATGATCGTGATGATTGGGAATTTACTAAGGCAGATGAGGTGGCTAAGACAACGACAGTACTGGCTAGTAATGCTAAGTTGTCGCTTTCACTGCATTTTAATGAGAGTGACGCCGGTAATCAGGATTTGGATGTTTACCAGTCAATATTTAAGTTAGACACGGCGGTTAGTAGCGCAAAGGCTGGGGTACAGGATAATATTGGTGAAGACTTGCAAAACGCGCTCAAGACGTCAAATAGCGGCGATATTTACTTGCTTGAACGTGATTATTGTTTAGCTTATGATGCGACTGAGGAAGAGGAAGATTGTACATGGGGCGAGTATGATTATTATTATCCGATTCGTGAGTATGGCGGTGCATTTACTAATGCTATGTACATGGACAATAATATCGCGTATAATACCTATGAAGTGAGTCCGGAAGCGCTACTGATTGAATTATTTAATGGTGCTAATAGTGAGGAAGTTAAGCAAATTGAATATAACTTGCAATATCCGAACGCTAACTCTAGGTTGGAGGCAATTGTGAAGGCAATTGTTGAACATTATGGTGTTGATTATGTTGGGGTATAA